Within Quercus lobata isolate SW786 chromosome 5, ValleyOak3.0 Primary Assembly, whole genome shotgun sequence, the genomic segment TtaagtaataataaataaataaataaataaaaagaagatcgTTTTCCTAAGATTGACACCATTTGCCTCTTTGGTTGAGGTGAAAAGGagggaagaaaaatgagaaaaatgggtGTGTTTCCACTGTTTAGTTTTCAATTCTTTGTCTTTTTCATCCTCAATTAAATACAAAtagttgaaaattaaaaaaatttctataatcCCAATCAAATAATGCCTCAAATAAAGTGGTTAgtatgaaaagaaagagaacgaaaaaaaaaaaaaagtgtagcaCGTGTGTCATGCCAGGGTCGGTCACTCAGCTGATGTTATTGATGCATCGTTTTTGCTTGTACTGTTGCTTATTTGTACCAATGTTTACTCACTACCAAAAGCTGATTGCAGCCCATTAAGGAAGCTGCCCTTGGAAATATTCCAACTATTGCCTTTTGCGATACTGATTCACCCATGCGGTATGTTGATATTGGGATCCCTGCCAACAACAAGGGGAAGCATAGCATAGGATGTCTCTTCTGGCTTTTGGCAAGGATGGTTCTGCAGATGCGTGGTACTATTCGTCCTGGGAGTAGGTGGGAAGTGATGGTAAGGAAGATGGCAGAAGGCTCTTTTTGGTGgactttatttttccttttagagAGCTAAATTGCTAATGTTTCATCTTAGTAATCAACTTGGACTTGCCCTAGTCTTTTGCTAAtgtcttttttattgtttccaTAGAGGTAGAGTATGCATGCCAAGTGCTTGTAAAAATTACCCAGAGAgtcaaaagtaaataaattaagagaTTTGTAGACGCTAATTAGTTAATGGCTTTAGGATAGTTCTGAACGTGAATATGACACAGCTATATCTATATgctaactttcttttttttttttttttttttttttttttgggggggggtgggggggggggggtttaacactattatttttgcaaaaaaaaaaaaaaaaaaatcatctaattGTGGTTTGGGTTGGtctatattaatttaataaagatGTGTATAGTGACTGGGATTGAACTTTTTGTGAGAATTTGGTCAAATTTCTGAATATTAGatgaaaagaaactaaaaaataagtggAAGTTCATTTGTCCAATACAAGCACTAGTTTGAATGATCCATTCTTAGGATAAATTGCACTTAAGAGAAGTTTTTGGGGGAGGGAGGTATTGCATAATTAGTGaattattattaaagaaaaaccatAGATAAAATAGCGGTTATTGCAAATAAGTGAGGCAGCTAACCTAATAGGTAAATGATTCAATGCATCTTAGATTAAAGAGTAATGTCATTTTCATAAAACTTGTGCATGTACAAATGATTTTATATCTTGAAAATTCTAATCGTGCTTCTCATCTAACATGGAAGCAGATTAAAGCTCAAGAAAACATGATATGTGGCCAATATCTGCATGAGGTAGTCttctttaaataaaatcatttttacttagcaatatatatattgatacaCATCTAAAGCTATAAGGGATTGATGGTTTTATTTAGTACTGCGTAGTTGTTGCAAGGATGATAGAAGGCTACCTATTTTGTGGCAGTCTTTAAGCGTGgcttgaaattttcttttacatttt encodes:
- the LOC115988389 gene encoding 40S ribosomal protein SA-like isoform X1; the encoded protein is MRYVDIGIPANNKGKHSIGCLFWLLARMVLQMRGTIRPGSRWEVMIKAQENMICGQYLHEVNHSFIVIRNWGGVLWAAISGIKEYTKKEDHYKNGPSFITTPFWKKMVDKWMDGE
- the LOC115988389 gene encoding 40S ribosomal protein SA-like isoform X2 encodes the protein MRYVDIGIPANNKGKHSIGCLFWLLARMVLQMRGTIRPGSRWEVMIKAQENMICGQYLHEVNHSFIVIRNWGGVLWAAISGIKDGTSKDEENNSNNNMEVESNLEGDLEEN